The Macrobrachium nipponense isolate FS-2020 chromosome 27, ASM1510439v2, whole genome shotgun sequence genome includes a region encoding these proteins:
- the LOC135200674 gene encoding uncharacterized protein K02A2.6-like, with protein sequence MITDDRLQEIKAHSGSDSNLQAVAKMIREGWPDARNKAPECARAFYNYRDELHTEDGLVFKGNRLIVPKSLRKQMLDIAHQEHIGVEGCLRRMREALFWPGMSSDLKALVQQCDACLSIRDLPPKEPMKSHESALRPWSKVGADLCHIDNRILLIVADYFSSFLEVSRVNNTTSTAIVRELQIIFSRHGIPDQLVTDNGPQFITPEFCSFAKTWSFEHITCSPRYAQSNGKAENAVKIVKKMFTKCKLTGESEFLALLNWNNTATEGMLTSPAQRLMGRRCKTIMPCMSSLLKPRYPTQQDSLVILEKKDKQAHYYNRGTRALKPIPAGEVVRLRLPGSKIWTPALCMGEVAPRSYKVKVGNREYRRNRRQLLATGERCSDNFENTEVDTDEQLDDNDLEQILQEQSLIRSCSPQQKEKSKPKLRSEDACEPLVVKEAYLEDDVFKTSEPEIQNRHSTRFKSKPKRYGIDDY encoded by the coding sequence ATGATCACAGATGACAGATTGCAAGAGATAAAAGCTCACAGTGGAAGTGACAGTAATCTTCAAGCAGTTGCAAAAATGATCAGAGAAGGATGGCCAGATGCTAGAAATAAAGCTCCTGAGTGTGCTAGAGCTTTTTATAATTATAGAGATGAACTGCATACTGAAGATGGTTTAGTGTTCAAAGGAAATCGTTTAATTGTTCCTAAGAGTCTCAGGAAACAGATGTTGGACATTGCACATCAAGAACACATTGGAGTGGAGGGTTGTCTAAGAAGGATGAGAGAAGCGCTGTTCTGGCCAGGAATGTCCTCGGATCTGAAAGCATTGGTTCAACAGTGTGATGCTTGTTTGTCAATTAGAGACCTTCCTCCTAAAGAACCAATGAAAAGTCATGAGTCTGCCCttcgtccatggtcaaaagtaggAGCTGATCTATGTCATATTGATAATCGGATACTCCTTATAGTAGCTGATTATTTTAGCAGTTTTCTTGAAGTATCAAGAGTAAATAATACGACATCGACTGCCATTGTTAGAGAACTACAAATTATATTTTCTCGTCATGGAATACCGGACCAGTTAGTAACAGATAATGGGCCACAGTTTATCACACCAGAATTCTGTTCTTTTGCAAAGACATGGTCTTTTGAACACATTACTTGTAGTCCAAGGTATGCACAATCAAATGGAAAGGCTGAGAATGCCGtgaaaatagtaaagaaaatgTTCACAAAGTGTAAACTGACTGGAGAATCAGAGTTTTTGGCTTTACTTAATTGGAATAACACAGCAACAGAAGGCATGTTGACTAGCCCAGCCCAAAGACTTATGGGTAGACGTTGTAAAACTATCATGCCCTGCATGTCATCATTACTAAAGCCTAGATATCCTACACAGCAAGATTCTTTAGTTATCTTGGAAAAAAAGGACAAGCAGGCCCATTACTATAACAGAGGGACACGTGCATTGAAGCCTATACCCGCAGGAGAGGTGGTACGCCTCAGACTGCCAGGTAGTAAGATATGGACTCCTGCGCTTTGCATGGGAGAAGTCGCTCCTAGATCTTACAAAGTCAAGGTGGGAAATAGAGAGTATAGAAGAAATCGACGGCAGTTATTGGCTACAGGAGAGAGATGTTCGGATAACTTTGAGAACACTGAGGTTGATACTGACGAGCAATTGGACGATAATGATCTGGAACAGATCTTACAAGAGCAGAGTTTGATACGGAGCTGCAGTCCACAACAGAAAGAAAAGAGTAAACCTAAGCTGAGAAGCGAGGATGCCTGTGAGCCACTTGTCGTTAAAGAAGCCTATTTGGAGGACGATGTTTTTAAGACATCCGAGCCTGAAATCCAAAATAGACATTCAACACGCTTCAAGAGTAAACCTAAACGTTATGGAATAGATGATTATTGA